The Anaerolineales bacterium genomic interval CTCGACCATCACCACATGGCCTTTCTCGACCGCTCGCGTGCTGGAGGGAACCAGCAGCGTCCCTTTTGTACTGCCAACAGGCCCAGTTCCCACTTCGGCCATCGCCCGGACCAGCCGGGCCCCTTTGTGACCGGGGCCGTCCGCCCGGATTTTGCCTTCGACCACCGCCCCGACCTGGGCCTCACTCATGCCCGGCTCCAGGCGGGCCAGAAACTCGCGCATGCCCATCTCGGCGATCTCGTTGGCAAGCCGAAGCTTCTGAAGCTCATACGCCGTCTTGCACGCTCGCACCGACTGCAGAAACGCAGTGGCGTCGACAAGCTCGCAGCCGGCGAACACTTCGTCCAGCATACCCTTCCATGGCTGCGCGGGCACAACTGGCTCGGCCGCCCGATAGCTGGGTCCGACCACTTCGAAGCTTTGTTCGATCCCGATCCTCGCCCGCTTTAGACCGAGCTTCTCCTTCGCCTGGGAAAGAAGTCGGCGGTAGTTGGCGTAGAGATCCCCGTCCTTCAGCAACCCCCAGCCGAAGGTCGCCACCTCGGTCCACGCCGGATCGGTGTAGTCGACTTCAACCTCCGGCACGAACAGGAGGGACTTCCCGTCTTTGGTGAAGACGGCCACAGAGAACGCGTGGTGGGGCCAGTAGTCGGTCAGATACACGATGTTCTCGGGAAGCCTGCAAATCAGCGCGTCCAACCTGGCGGATACCATCTCTCGCCGGACGCGGTCCAGACGATCAACATCGGGAGTTGTCATTGGATCCTCCTGGAATCCCCTTTCGATCTCGAGCAGATGCCTTTCGTCGCCATAGGAAGCTTTGTGCGGCCCAGTTGGCGGTGCCCAAGCTGCCTTGGGCCAGCAACCTAAGACTTCACCTCGCCGTCTCGATCGATCCGGCTTACACCCTCTCCTTCATAGGCTACGGCGACTAGGTCGGTGAGGATGATCTCGCCCGGCTTCATCACCCGGGCGCTTCCATTCTCGATCGCTTTGGCGACCCCGGCCGGCGGGTAGCTGGTGAAAGGCTCCAGGGCGCAGTTGTACGTGCGACCATACCACGGATAGTCGTTGTGCCCTCCGTAGACCTGCCACATCCACAGGTACTTGAACAGGTCCGCGTCCCAGGCCATACCAAAGCCCAGGCCCAGGCGAGGGTTGCTGAGCCCGTACCACCCCTCCTTCAGACTCTTGAAGAAGACGACATCAACGGATCGCGTATCCCTGCCGTGCACCTGTCGGATGTCTTCGAGTTTCTCTGTCCGGCGATTCATGACTCGCGGGAATTCGTATCCGTCGCCGGGTTGCCACAATCCGTTGGGGTGGTACGCCAGCACCTCGACCTTCCCTGCCGGCACGTCGACCCGGCAGGACTCGTCCAGGAACGGCTCGCCGAAGGCCGGGTGATGTCCCCACATGATGGCGTAGTCTTCACCGGACTCGTTCTCCAGCCTTTCGTTGATGTACAGGCATGCTTTGCCCCGCTCCATGGACAGCACCCTCTCGAGATTCAAGGGTGAGCGATAGCAGCGCGTCCTGGTCTTCAGGGACACTCGCTGCGGCGAGTCCTCCAGAAGTTGCGCTTCAAAA includes:
- a CDS encoding Xaa-Pro peptidase family protein, which encodes MTTPDVDRLDRVRREMVSARLDALICRLPENIVYLTDYWPHHAFSVAVFTKDGKSLLFVPEVEVDYTDPAWTEVATFGWGLLKDGDLYANYRRLLSQAKEKLGLKRARIGIEQSFEVVGPSYRAAEPVVPAQPWKGMLDEVFAGCELVDATAFLQSVRACKTAYELQKLRLANEIAEMGMREFLARLEPGMSEAQVGAVVEGKIRADGPGHKGARLVRAMAEVGTGPVGSTKGTLLVPSSTRAVEKGHVVMVELATVVDGYWSDLTYVAVAGEPTARQKEVHNAVLDAQQAAARELRPGALFSDPDAAARRVLEKAGLAEYFVHITGHGVGLRYHEFTPFLMPGADGILQEGMVTSVEPGVYIEGFGGIRIEDNVAVGAKGPVFLSTPRNPW
- a CDS encoding DUF4432 family protein produces the protein FEAQLLEDSPQRVSLKTRTRCYRSPLNLERVLSMERGKACLYINERLENESGEDYAIMWGHHPAFGEPFLDESCRVDVPAGKVEVLAYHPNGLWQPGDGYEFPRVMNRRTEKLEDIRQVHGRDTRSVDVVFFKSLKEGWYGLSNPRLGLGFGMAWDADLFKYLWMWQVYGGHNDYPWYGRTYNCALEPFTSYPPAGVAKAIENGSARVMKPGEIILTDLVAVAYEGEGVSRIDRDGEVKS